Proteins co-encoded in one Clostridiales bacterium genomic window:
- the ybeY gene encoding rRNA maturation RNase YbeY, which translates to MRIAITSHRDPEPLDLAAFQTLAEFVLEREDVPEGAELSIAVVGVEEMALLNERYRGLSGPTDVLSFACDDPCPVQSGEPIMLGDVVIAPEVAEKQAAEHGATVEEELNLLLVHGVLHLLGYEHDDDDAAEVMQARESSLLSAWSELA; encoded by the coding sequence ATGCGCATCGCTATCACGAGTCATAGGGATCCCGAGCCACTCGATCTTGCCGCGTTCCAGACGCTTGCCGAGTTCGTCTTAGAGCGCGAGGATGTTCCTGAGGGCGCCGAGCTTTCGATCGCCGTTGTTGGCGTCGAGGAGATGGCGCTGCTAAACGAGCGCTACCGTGGCCTGTCCGGTCCCACCGACGTTCTCTCGTTTGCATGCGATGATCCCTGCCCGGTACAAAGTGGAGAACCGATCATGCTGGGTGATGTGGTCATCGCACCTGAGGTAGCCGAGAAGCAAGCGGCCGAGCATGGCGCCACGGTGGAGGAGGAGCTGAACCTGCTCCTTGTCCATGGAGTGCTCCATCTGCTCGGTTACGAGCATGACGACGATGACGCCGCGGAAGTCATGCAGGCGCGTGAGAGTTCGCTGCTCAGCGCCTGGTCCGAGCTAGCGTAG
- a CDS encoding diacylglycerol kinase → MRSRSLLWSFDYAIQGIVYTLRTQRNMRIHSVAAIVVLVSALVAGVGRLEMIALLFAIGFVLVTELTNTAIEAAVDLHVDRFDPHAKIAKDVAAGAVLVSSVVALGVGYMVFHERMAAVVDQGLLLAKRSPVHLTLIALGLTALLVVGVKAMTRADSFMRGGWPSGHTALAASAATTIAYLTQSAAAAVLALFIAALVAQSRVESEAHTLPQVGLGALLGVLVTTAVFQVFFL, encoded by the coding sequence GTGAGAAGCCGGTCGCTGCTTTGGAGTTTCGACTACGCGATCCAGGGGATCGTCTATACGCTGCGCACTCAGCGCAACATGAGGATTCACTCGGTTGCGGCGATCGTGGTGCTCGTTTCAGCGCTTGTGGCCGGTGTCGGCCGTTTAGAGATGATCGCCCTGTTGTTCGCGATTGGATTCGTGCTCGTTACCGAGCTTACCAACACGGCGATCGAGGCCGCGGTCGATCTGCACGTAGACCGCTTCGATCCCCACGCGAAGATCGCGAAGGACGTCGCCGCAGGCGCTGTTCTCGTTTCTAGCGTGGTTGCGCTTGGTGTCGGCTATATGGTGTTCCACGAACGCATGGCGGCAGTTGTAGACCAGGGATTGCTTCTTGCGAAACGCTCGCCTGTGCATCTCACGCTTATCGCACTGGGACTGACTGCTCTGCTCGTCGTCGGGGTCAAGGCGATGACACGCGCGGACAGCTTCATGCGCGGCGGCTGGCCTTCAGGGCACACCGCGCTCGCTGCTTCCGCGGCCACCACGATCGCCTATCTCACCCAGAGTGCGGCGGCGGCCGTTCTCGCACTGTTCATCGCGGCCCTTGTCGCGCAGAGCCGCGTTGAGTCCGAGGCGCACACACTACCTCAGGTTGGGCTCGGCGCTCTTCTGGGCGTTCTCGTCACTACCGCCGTGTTTCAGGTATTCTTTCTGTGA
- a CDS encoding HlyC/CorC family transporter, translating into MVVPIVVAVIIVLVVVKALMVAGDSAASHISRGRVLRLVESERAGASALERIVDHPGRMHAATALVSALAYTAAAALIGIAVLLAYSAWPDWAAALVGAGVALVVLFAFGDALPRTVAAANPEGVALAFAPFAVRVVAVLYPVARVLNAPWQWAMRLVAGENVTHSTWAADHELRGNGADDEDAAREEAEEALIEAVAEFGEKIVREVMVPRTDMTCIPDTATTGEAIALIEELGYSRLPVYHATVDDIRGVLYAKDLLAALIRDPQVVPAKLARPPFFVPETKPVEELLMEMRSRTHIAIVADEYGGTAGLVTIEDLLEEIVGEIFDEYDSEVPLIIELGNGAVRVDARLPVDDLNARFDTAIELDADTVGGVFTEVAGHIPVVGESIEIEGLRLTVEGLQGTRIMQLTVGPAASTADRVEEADA; encoded by the coding sequence TTGGTCGTCCCCATAGTCGTTGCAGTCATCATCGTGCTTGTCGTGGTGAAGGCGCTCATGGTCGCCGGGGATTCGGCGGCGTCACACATATCGCGTGGACGCGTCTTGCGTCTCGTCGAGTCCGAGCGCGCCGGAGCTTCCGCGCTCGAGAGAATCGTTGATCACCCGGGTCGTATGCACGCAGCGACGGCGCTGGTGTCGGCCCTTGCGTACACCGCAGCAGCTGCTCTGATCGGCATCGCCGTTTTGCTGGCGTACAGTGCGTGGCCCGATTGGGCAGCGGCGCTCGTGGGGGCCGGAGTCGCACTCGTGGTGCTCTTTGCGTTTGGCGACGCGCTTCCGCGTACTGTCGCCGCGGCGAACCCCGAGGGCGTTGCCCTTGCGTTTGCGCCGTTTGCGGTTCGCGTGGTTGCCGTGCTCTACCCGGTCGCTCGCGTCCTTAACGCTCCGTGGCAGTGGGCGATGAGGCTTGTCGCGGGTGAGAACGTAACGCACTCGACATGGGCCGCCGACCACGAGCTTCGCGGTAACGGGGCAGATGACGAAGACGCCGCTCGTGAGGAGGCCGAGGAGGCCCTGATCGAGGCTGTGGCCGAGTTTGGAGAGAAGATCGTCCGAGAGGTTATGGTTCCCAGAACGGACATGACGTGCATTCCGGACACTGCGACCACGGGTGAGGCGATCGCGCTCATCGAGGAGCTCGGCTATTCGCGTTTGCCGGTCTACCATGCCACCGTCGACGACATCCGGGGCGTGCTGTACGCCAAGGACCTGCTCGCCGCTCTCATTCGTGATCCCCAGGTGGTTCCGGCGAAGCTCGCTCGTCCGCCGTTCTTCGTTCCCGAGACCAAGCCGGTGGAAGAGCTCCTGATGGAGATGCGCTCGCGCACCCATATCGCTATTGTCGCCGACGAGTACGGTGGTACAGCTGGACTCGTGACGATAGAGGATCTGTTAGAGGAGATCGTAGGTGAGATCTTCGACGAGTACGACTCGGAAGTCCCGCTCATCATCGAGCTCGGCAATGGTGCGGTGCGTGTGGATGCGCGCCTTCCCGTTGACGACCTGAATGCGCGATTTGACACCGCCATCGAACTCGACGCCGACACGGTCGGTGGAGTGTTCACCGAGGTCGCCGGGCATATACCTGTCGTTGGCGAGAGTATTGAGATCGAAGGGTTGCGTCTGACGGTGGAGGGGCTTCAGGGAACACGTATCATGCAGTTGACGGTAGGACCCGCCGCTTCGACGGCCGATCGAGTGGAGGAAGCTGATGCGTGA
- the cdd gene encoding cytidine deaminase, producing the protein MREVTQPDLALLAFAREVKPKAYAPYSNFRVGAAVYASGEIFQGVNVENAAYGSTLCAERGALTAAIAAGCTEIDAIAVAGDSETPTVPCGACRQALAEFNPEMRVIMGGRADEVRVTTLDELLPEAFVRGYLDQDEGPDDAE; encoded by the coding sequence ATGCGTGAGGTCACTCAACCGGACCTGGCACTGCTCGCATTCGCGCGCGAGGTCAAGCCAAAGGCCTACGCACCGTACTCCAACTTCAGGGTTGGTGCTGCAGTGTACGCATCGGGTGAGATCTTTCAGGGCGTGAATGTGGAGAACGCCGCGTACGGCTCGACGCTCTGCGCGGAGCGGGGAGCGCTCACGGCGGCGATCGCGGCGGGGTGCACCGAGATCGACGCGATAGCCGTTGCGGGTGACTCGGAGACGCCTACGGTTCCGTGCGGAGCATGCCGTCAGGCGCTCGCAGAGTTCAATCCTGAGATGCGCGTGATCATGGGTGGACGGGCCGATGAGGTTCGTGTCACGACACTCGATGAGCTACTGCCCGAGGCGTTCGTTCGGGGCTACCTTGATCAGGACGAGGGTCCGGACGACGCGGAGTGA